A single region of the Vicia villosa cultivar HV-30 ecotype Madison, WI linkage group LG4, Vvil1.0, whole genome shotgun sequence genome encodes:
- the LOC131600446 gene encoding uncharacterized protein LOC131600446, with protein sequence MAPKRKAEKAAEPAAKSGRVTRSATRLTRSGARSSSVANFIELPNTTRKSPAKAKKAEVKGKGKGKVKEEGEGSGAVNGDAAKTVVVVEHCKQCNSFKTRATQVKDGLESSDLDVVVKLNPEKPRRGCFEIRLEDGDKTFISLLDMKRPFKPMKDLDMDKVVSDIIEELSNDS encoded by the exons ATGGCACCAAAACGCAAGGCCGAGAAAGCTGCCGAACCGGCGGCGAAGTCGGGAAGAGTCACTCGCTCCGCCACGAGACTCACTCGTTCCGGTGCCAGGAGTTCTTCCGTCGCTAACTTTATCGAGTTACCAAACACGACTAGGAAATCGCCGGCGAAGGCGAAGAAAGCTGAGGTTAAAGGGAAGGGGAAAGGTAAAGTGAAAGAAGAAGGTGAAGGCTCTGGAGCTGTTAATGGAGATGCCGCCAAGACTGTCGTTGTGGTTGAGCATTg CAAGCAGTGCAACTCGTTCAAGACGAGAGCTACTCAGGTGAAGGATGGATTGGAGAGTAGTGATCTTGATGTTGTTGTGAAGCTGAATCCTGAGAag CCAAGGAGAGGCTGTTTTGAAATCCGTTTGGAAGATGGAGACAAAACTTTCATCAGCCTTTTG GACATGAAACGGCCATTTAAGCCCATGAAAGATCTTGACATGGACAAGGTCGTCTCTGATATCATTGAGGAGTTATCTAATGATAGCTGA
- the LOC131598435 gene encoding protein IQ-DOMAIN 28-like: MAPRKRKAEETAAATMTPGRVTRSATRKTRSSAKRSRSNLVELPDLRKSSSKTKKKKKVKRAEGNEASAAEGEKAKGETSKIVPEPSPAEGEKAEGGISKNDPEGSMSEGEKAEGETSKSVQEPSAIEGVKAEAESFKEDPEVSTAEGENAEGGTSKNVPEASAVEEMKSEVEIVKGDQPEGETSKNVLEFSASEEVNAEGETSKNIPEASASEVEKAEGDASNNVPEASAAEKETSKTFPEAITTETEKTVGEESKYVPEGFSAEKETSSKVPETSMAESEKVEAGASKSVPEAFAAEKETFQNVVETLFENEGAGNEARPALGVLEEKMEDFRKDANLKP, encoded by the coding sequence atggCACCAAGAAAACGCAAGGCTGAGGAAACTGCAGCGGCTACGATGACGCCGGGAAGAGTAACTCGCTCGGCGACGAGAAAAACTCGTTCGTCGGCGAAGCGATCACGATCCAATTTAGTTGAGTTACCAGATCTGAGAAAGTCATCGAGtaagacgaagaagaagaagaaggtgaaaAGAGCTGAAGGTAATGAAGCTTCTGCGGCTGAAGGTGAGAAAGCGAAAGGAGAAACTTCCAAGATCGTTCCAGAACCTTCTCCGGCTGAAGGTGAGAAAGCAGAAGGAGGAATTTCCAAGAACGATCCAGAAGGTTCTATGTCTGAAGGTGAGAAAGCGGAAGGAGAAACTTCCAAGAGCGTTCAAGAACCTTCTGCTATTGAAGGAGTGAAAGCGGAAGCGGAATCATTCAAAGAAGATCCAGAAGTTTCTACGGCTGAAGGTGAAAATGCAGAAGGAGGAACTTCGAAGAATGTTCCAGAAGCTTCTGCGGTTGAAGAAATGAAATCGGAAGTAGAAATCGTGAAAGGTGATCAACCTGAAGGGGAAACCTCCAAGAACGTTCTGGAATTTTCTGCGTCTGAAGAAGTGAATGCGGAAGGAGAAACCTCCAAGAACATTCCAGAAGCTTCTGCGTCCGAAGTTGAGAAAGCGGAAGGAGATGCATCTAATAACGTTCCAGAAGCTTCTGCTGCTGAAAAAGAAACATCTAAGACCTTTCCAGAAGCTATTACGACTGAAACTGAGAAAACCGTAGGAGAAGAATCTAAGTACGTTCCGGAAGGTTTTTCTGCTGAAAAAGAAACCTCTAGTAAAGTTCCAGAAACTTCTATGGCTGAAAGTGAGAAAGTGGAAGCAGGAGCCTCAAAGAGCGTTCCAGAAGCTTTTGCTGCTGAAAAAGAAACATTCCAGAACGTTGTAGAAACTTTGTTTGAAAACGAAGGGGCTGGGAATGAAGCTAGGCCTGCTTTGGGGGTATTGGAAGAGAAAATGGAAGATTTTAGGAAGGACGCCAATTTGAAGCCTTAG